One Felis catus isolate Fca126 chromosome D1, F.catus_Fca126_mat1.0, whole genome shotgun sequence DNA segment encodes these proteins:
- the CALCA gene encoding calcitonin isoform X3: MGFWKFSPLLVLGILALYQVGMLQAAPFRSALESPQDAAMLNEEELRLLLAAMVKDFVQRKASELQQEQETEGSSLDSFRAKRCSNLSTCVLGTYTQDLNKFHTFPQTAIGVGAPGKKRVMASSLDRDHGPHDGMTQDAY, encoded by the exons ATGGGCTTCTGGAAGTTCTCTCCTCTCCTGGTTCTTGGCATCTTGGCCCTGTACCAGGTGGGCATGCTCCAGGCAGCACCATTCAG gtcTGCTCTGGAGAGTCCTCAGGACGCTGCTATGCTCAATGAGGAGGAACTGCGCCTCCTGCTGGCTGCAATGGTGAAGGACTTTGTGCAGAGGAAGGCCAGTGAACTGCAGCAGGAGCAGGAGACCGAGGGCTCCAG CCTGGACAGCTTCCGAGCTAAGCGGTGCAGTAATCTGAGCACCTGTGTGCTGGGCACATACACACAGGACCTCAACAAGTTTCACACGTTCCCTCAGACTGCAATTGGGGTCGGAGCACCCGGCAAGAAAAGGGTCATGGCCAGCAGCTTGGACAGAGACCACGGCCCTCACGATGGCATGACCCAGGATGCCTATTaa
- the CALCA gene encoding calcitonin receptor-stimulating peptide 1 isoform X1 produces MGFWKFSPLLVLGILALYQVGMLQAAPFRSALESPQDAAMLNEEELRLLLAAMVKDFVQRKASELQQEQETEGSRVTVQKRTCNSATCVAHWLGGLLSKAGSVANTNLLPTSMGFKVYNRRRRDLGLKQ; encoded by the exons ATGGGCTTCTGGAAGTTCTCTCCTCTCCTGGTTCTTGGCATCTTGGCCCTGTACCAGGTGGGCATGCTCCAGGCAGCACCATTCAG gtcTGCTCTGGAGAGTCCTCAGGACGCTGCTATGCTCAATGAGGAGGAACTGCGCCTCCTGCTGGCTGCAATGGTGAAGGACTTTGTGCAGAGGAAGGCCAGTGAACTGCAGCAGGAGCAGGAGACCGAGGGCTCCAG AGTCACTGTCCAGAAGAGAACCTGCAACTCTGCCACCTGTGTGGCCCACTGGCTGGGAGGCCTGCTGAGCAAAGCTGGAAGCGTGGCAAACACCAACTTGCTGCCTACCTCTATGGGCTTCAAAGTCTACAACAGGCGCCGCAGGGACCTTGGACTTAAGCAGTAA
- the CALCA gene encoding calcitonin receptor-stimulating peptide 1 isoform X2: MGFWKFSPLLVLGILALYQVGMLQAAPFRSALESPQDAAMLNEEELRLLLAAMVKDFVQRKASELQQEQETEGSSGCLEPQMGGEQEEQARRESRRKRWGAALCFP; this comes from the exons ATGGGCTTCTGGAAGTTCTCTCCTCTCCTGGTTCTTGGCATCTTGGCCCTGTACCAGGTGGGCATGCTCCAGGCAGCACCATTCAG gtcTGCTCTGGAGAGTCCTCAGGACGCTGCTATGCTCAATGAGGAGGAACTGCGCCTCCTGCTGGCTGCAATGGTGAAGGACTTTGTGCAGAGGAAGGCCAGTGAACTGCAGCAGGAGCAGGAGACCGAGGGCTCCAG TGGATGTCTGGAACCTCAGATGGGAGGAGAGCAAGAGGAACAGGCCAGAAGAGAATCACGCAGGAAGAGATGGGGGGCAGCCCTGTGCTTCCCCTGA